The following proteins come from a genomic window of Achromobacter deleyi:
- a CDS encoding alpha/beta fold hydrolase → MANAPAQAARHTPASRYLRCEGRELHYTEWGRPDAPALIMWHGLARTGRDFDELAQALAGDYRIICPDTIGRGLSQWSPDPVAEYRLDFYARLARALLDGLALDRVRWVGTSMGGATGMYAAATTLKDRVSRLVVNDIGPSLPRPAIDRILAYAGNPPAFDTVTELEAWLRAAYKPYGWQSDEQWRRMAETSVRRLPDGRVTAHYDPAIVGQFHHHPADYERWDEYDTLRMPLLLLRGADSDLLLPEVADAMTRRGPRARRIDFPDCGHAPALNVAPQIEAVRQFLATPAADAAAGAL, encoded by the coding sequence ATGGCCAACGCGCCCGCACAGGCCGCTCGCCACACACCGGCTTCGCGCTATCTGCGCTGCGAGGGCCGCGAGCTGCATTACACCGAATGGGGCCGTCCGGACGCCCCCGCGCTCATCATGTGGCACGGCCTGGCCCGTACCGGCCGCGACTTCGACGAGCTGGCGCAGGCGCTGGCCGGCGACTACCGCATCATCTGCCCCGACACGATCGGCCGCGGCCTGTCGCAATGGAGCCCCGATCCGGTGGCCGAGTACCGGCTGGATTTCTACGCCCGGCTGGCGCGCGCCCTGCTCGACGGCCTGGCGCTGGACCGCGTGCGCTGGGTCGGCACCTCGATGGGCGGCGCCACCGGCATGTACGCCGCGGCCACCACGCTCAAGGACCGGGTCTCGCGCCTGGTGGTCAACGACATCGGCCCGTCGCTGCCGCGGCCGGCCATCGACCGCATCCTGGCCTATGCCGGCAACCCGCCGGCCTTCGACACCGTGACCGAACTGGAAGCCTGGCTGCGCGCCGCCTACAAGCCCTATGGCTGGCAGAGCGACGAGCAATGGCGCCGCATGGCCGAGACCTCGGTGCGCCGCCTGCCCGACGGCCGCGTCACGGCGCACTACGACCCGGCCATCGTCGGCCAGTTCCACCATCACCCGGCGGACTACGAGCGCTGGGACGAGTACGACACGCTGCGCATGCCGCTGTTGCTGCTGCGCGGCGCCGACTCGGACCTGCTGCTGCCCGAGGTCGCCGACGCCATGACCCGCCGCGGCCCGCGCGCCCGGCGCATCGATTTTCCGGATTGCGGCCACGCGCCGGCGTTGAATGTCGCG